A genomic region of Methylobacterium durans contains the following coding sequences:
- a CDS encoding DUF6894 family protein: MNCYTDNTIGEQANRTREDDPSVQSGEGQTSSFATGVLRSSRFFFDFADGNRCVRDSEGTECESAQDARVEAMRALTAIARDDVLQDDLLDYMVSVRDDDGRLIYRATLSLAGEWLSARQ; encoded by the coding sequence GTGAATTGCTATACTGATAACACAATTGGCGAGCAAGCAAATCGCACCCGCGAGGACGACCCTTCCGTGCAAAGTGGCGAGGGGCAGACGTCGAGCTTCGCGACCGGCGTATTGAGATCATCTCGCTTCTTCTTCGATTTTGCTGACGGCAACCGCTGCGTGCGAGACAGCGAAGGGACGGAGTGCGAGAGTGCTCAGGATGCCCGAGTAGAAGCGATGCGTGCACTGACAGCGATCGCGAGGGATGACGTTTTGCAGGATGACCTACTCGACTACATGGTCAGCGTTCGCGATGATGATGGCCGGCTCATTTATCGGGCTACACTCTCTTTGGCCGGCGAGTGGCTCAGCGCACGGCAATGA
- a CDS encoding MucR family transcriptional regulator, with amino-acid sequence MQERAENSELNPIDVAAEIVSAYVANNSVSQAELPALIASVHTALSGLGKPARSAEQQFEKATPAQIKASISPDALISFIDGKPYKALKRHLTTHGLDPVAYCQRYGLPYDYPMVTASYAAQRSELAKASGLGQARRDRGT; translated from the coding sequence ATGCAAGAGCGTGCTGAGAATTCCGAACTGAACCCAATCGACGTGGCGGCCGAGATTGTCTCGGCCTACGTCGCAAACAACTCCGTCTCACAGGCTGAACTACCGGCTCTCATCGCCTCCGTTCACACAGCCCTCAGCGGCTTGGGTAAGCCTGCAAGATCGGCAGAGCAGCAGTTTGAAAAGGCCACGCCTGCTCAGATCAAGGCGTCGATCAGTCCCGACGCGCTGATCAGCTTCATCGACGGCAAGCCCTACAAGGCTCTCAAGCGTCACCTGACGACGCACGGGCTCGATCCGGTCGCCTACTGTCAGCGCTATGGTCTGCCCTATGACTACCCGATGGTGACAGCCAGCTACGCGGCGCAACGGTCGGAACTGGCCAAGGCTTCAGGTCTGGGGCAAGCGCGCCGGGACCGAGGCACATAG
- a CDS encoding IS3 family transposase (programmed frameshift): MKQTSGLARKPADAVIKDIRRATRRQFSAEEKIRIVLEGLRGEDSIAELCRREGIASSMYYGWSKEFLEAGKKRLAGDTARAATADEVKELRREAGALKEVVADLLLENRLLKKHERGWGRRGMRYPAPEKLEIIRLVEQSHLPVRRTLEKLGITRSTFYRWYDAYLRGGPEALADRPSRPSRVWNRLPTEIREQIVALALEEPELSPRELAVRFTDERRYFVSEASVYRLLKAQDLITSPAYIVVKAADAFRDKTTAPNQLWQTDFTYLKVVGWGWYYLSTVLDDFSRFIVAWKLCATMQASDVTATLDLALTAAGLDQVPVAHRPRLLTDNGSSYVAGDLATWLGSRGMTHIRGAPRHPQTQGKIERWHQTLKNRILLEHAYLPGELEARVAAFVEHYNHVRAHESLGNLTPADVYLGRGEGILRERAQIKRQTLIDRRLRHHARAA, translated from the exons ATGAAGCAGACATCCGGACTGGCACGCAAGCCGGCAGACGCGGTGATCAAAGACATCCGCCGGGCCACCCGCCGGCAGTTCTCGGCCGAGGAGAAGATCCGCATCGTGCTGGAGGGCCTGCGCGGCGAGGACAGTATCGCCGAGCTGTGTCGGCGCGAGGGCATCGCCAGCTCGATGTACTACGGCTGGTCCAAGGAGTTCCTGGAAGCCGGTAAGAAGCGGCTGGCGGGCGACACGGCGCGGGCGGCGACAGCAGACGAAGTCAAGGAGCTGCGCCGCGAGGCGGGCGCGCTGAAGGAGGTTGTGGCCGATCTCCTCCTGGAGAACCGCCTGCTC AAAAAGCATGAGCGGGGCTGGGGACGACGAGGCATGAGGTACCCAGCCCCTGAGAAGCTGGAGATCATCCGGCTGGTTGAGCAATCCCACCTGCCGGTGCGCCGCACCCTGGAGAAGCTCGGCATCACCCGATCGACGTTCTACCGCTGGTACGACGCCTACCTGAGAGGCGGTCCCGAGGCATTGGCTGACCGACCATCCCGGCCCAGCCGGGTCTGGAACCGTCTACCGACAGAGATCCGCGAGCAGATCGTCGCCCTCGCGCTGGAGGAGCCGGAACTCAGCCCACGCGAACTGGCGGTGCGCTTCACCGACGAGCGGCGCTACTTCGTCTCGGAAGCCAGCGTCTACCGCCTGCTCAAGGCCCAGGACCTGATCACCAGCCCCGCTTACATCGTCGTCAAGGCCGCCGACGCGTTCCGCGACAAGACCACGGCGCCCAACCAGCTCTGGCAGACCGACTTCACCTACCTGAAGGTTGTCGGCTGGGGCTGGTACTACCTGTCGACGGTGCTGGACGACTTCTCGCGCTTCATCGTGGCCTGGAAGCTCTGCGCCACGATGCAGGCCAGCGACGTCACCGCCACGCTCGATCTGGCGCTGACCGCGGCCGGGCTCGATCAGGTGCCGGTGGCGCATCGCCCGCGGCTGCTGACCGACAACGGATCGAGCTACGTCGCGGGTGACTTGGCGACATGGCTTGGCAGCCGAGGCATGACCCACATCCGCGGTGCGCCGCGCCATCCCCAGACGCAGGGCAAGATCGAGCGCTGGCACCAGACGCTCAAGAACCGCATCCTGCTCGAACACGCCTACCTGCCGGGCGAGTTGGAGGCCCGGGTTGCCGCCTTCGTGGAGCACTACAACCACGTCCGAGCTCACGAGAGCCTGGGCAATCTCACCCCCGCTGACGTCTATCTCGGCCGCGGCGAGGGCATCCTGCGCGAGCGGGCGCAGATCAAGCGTCAGACCCTCATCGACCGCCGCTTGCGCCACCACGCGCGGGCTGCCTAA
- a CDS encoding MTH1187 family thiamine-binding protein, whose translation MKVVADLCIVPMGVGPSVSPYVKEIKAIIDASDLTAEMHANGTNIEGELEDICRLIEMCEAKLSNLGVQRVFFTMSFSSRRDKKQSMADKLAAVS comes from the coding sequence GTGAAAGTTGTCGCGGATCTATGCATCGTTCCGATGGGTGTCGGGCCGTCCGTTTCGCCATACGTGAAGGAGATCAAGGCGATTATCGATGCAAGCGACCTAACGGCCGAGATGCATGCGAACGGCACGAACATCGAGGGTGAGCTTGAAGATATCTGCCGCCTGATCGAAATGTGTGAAGCGAAGCTGAGCAACTTGGGAGTTCAGCGCGTCTTTTTCACGATGTCCTTCTCATCGCGTCGAGACAAGAAACAATCGATGGCCGACAAGCTCGCTGCTGTGTCGTAG
- a CDS encoding TorF family putative porin: MPAPKVMPEEAKAPDPLIGFAFYSQLASDYNFRGVSQSDRRYSFQSFFEAQFFNNLAYAGFYTWQTRLPTRPDFEFDLVAGVRPVFDKLSFDLGVVYYYYPNEKQLFLNGAPFTTANSDFIEYAGKALYQITPELTVGANVFHAPSFFGQHAVATYVSGTLAYTLPATWFSFLPEAYAGGFSLSGEGGHYFIGAAKTSATGFIPVDLPSYNYGNVGISWTYKNLLVDLRYHMTDLTKAQCFTFTGDPGGIATGRSNWCSDTIIGSIRWQASTSTPGVYAEPGGFLNIFK, encoded by the coding sequence ATGCCGGCACCGAAAGTGATGCCGGAGGAGGCCAAAGCGCCCGATCCTCTGATCGGCTTCGCGTTCTACTCGCAGCTCGCCTCGGACTATAACTTCCGCGGCGTCTCGCAGTCGGATCGCCGGTACAGCTTCCAGAGCTTCTTCGAAGCACAGTTCTTCAACAATCTCGCCTATGCCGGATTTTACACCTGGCAGACCCGCCTGCCGACCCGGCCCGATTTCGAGTTCGACCTCGTCGCCGGCGTCCGGCCCGTCTTCGACAAGCTCTCGTTCGATCTCGGTGTCGTCTACTATTACTATCCGAACGAGAAGCAGCTCTTCCTGAACGGCGCCCCGTTCACCACGGCGAACAGCGATTTCATCGAGTATGCGGGCAAGGCGCTCTACCAGATCACGCCCGAACTCACTGTGGGCGCGAACGTGTTCCACGCGCCGAGCTTCTTCGGTCAGCACGCCGTGGCAACTTATGTGTCGGGCACACTCGCCTACACGCTCCCTGCGACGTGGTTCTCCTTCCTGCCTGAGGCCTATGCGGGCGGCTTCTCGCTTTCCGGCGAAGGCGGCCACTACTTCATCGGCGCGGCCAAAACGTCGGCCACCGGCTTCATCCCGGTCGATCTTCCGAGCTACAACTACGGCAACGTCGGCATCTCTTGGACCTACAAGAACCTGCTCGTAGATCTCCGCTACCATATGACCGATCTCACAAAGGCGCAGTGTTTCACCTTCACGGGCGATCCTGGCGGGATCGCGACCGGTCGGTCGAATTGGTGCAGCGACACCATTATCGGCTCGATCCGTTGGCAGGCATCGACATCGACCCCCGGTGTCTACGCGGAGCCCGGTGGGTTCCTGAACATCTTCAAGTAA
- a CDS encoding ATP-binding protein → MQSALVERTRERDQAQHQMGALSNLLRAISNAPFELLVVLEAIAQSSAELCEADDSTIFLRREDELGDAFFADASWGTSAEFRAFMAANPRRLWHKSLVPKVVNARSIVHIPDKLLDPDYTFPGATQTRLGSGLSDSRALLGIPMYRNGVIEGVFSLTRREPTAFSDKQIKMVEMFADQALVAIEHARLFDEVQCRTHELSRSLEELRKAQDRLIQAEKLASLGQLTAGIAHEIKNPLNFVNNFSALSGELVDELRETLGSAPLDVRTREEVDEVTQLLKGNLEKIVQHGRRADSIVRNMLLHSRTGSGEHRLVDLNALIDESLNLAYHGARAAEPDFNVSLHRDLDPATGLVDLYPQEISRVLLNLIANGFHAIAKRRDEGVPRNYEPCLAVATRDRGDQVELRVRDNGTGISDSVKARMFDPFFTTKPAGEGTGLGLSLSFDSIVKQHGGTIDVATELGHFTEFTIVLPRSSRDIT, encoded by the coding sequence TTGCAGAGCGCCCTCGTGGAGCGCACTCGAGAGAGAGATCAAGCCCAGCACCAAATGGGAGCTCTCTCAAATCTCCTGCGCGCCATAAGCAACGCGCCTTTCGAACTGCTCGTAGTCCTCGAAGCCATAGCCCAATCTTCCGCGGAACTTTGCGAAGCCGACGACAGCACGATCTTCCTGCGCAGAGAGGATGAGTTGGGCGACGCATTCTTTGCAGACGCGAGTTGGGGGACGTCCGCTGAATTCCGGGCCTTCATGGCTGCAAATCCGAGGCGCCTCTGGCACAAGTCTTTGGTGCCGAAGGTGGTCAATGCCCGGTCGATCGTACACATTCCCGACAAGCTCCTCGACCCAGACTACACCTTTCCAGGGGCCACTCAGACCCGGCTCGGGTCCGGTCTCAGCGACTCCAGGGCCTTGCTCGGCATTCCAATGTACAGGAATGGCGTCATTGAAGGTGTTTTCTCGCTGACTAGAAGGGAGCCGACGGCCTTTTCCGACAAGCAGATTAAGATGGTCGAGATGTTTGCCGACCAAGCATTGGTTGCAATCGAACATGCTCGCTTGTTCGACGAGGTTCAGTGTCGGACCCACGAGCTGTCTAGATCCCTCGAAGAGCTCCGGAAGGCACAAGATCGTCTGATCCAGGCCGAGAAGCTCGCCTCCCTGGGCCAGCTCACGGCCGGTATCGCGCACGAGATCAAGAACCCGCTGAACTTCGTGAACAATTTCTCGGCCCTTTCCGGCGAGCTTGTCGACGAGTTGCGGGAGACGCTCGGCTCGGCGCCGCTCGACGTCAGGACGCGTGAGGAGGTGGACGAGGTCACCCAGTTGCTCAAGGGCAACCTCGAGAAGATCGTTCAGCACGGCAGGCGCGCCGACTCCATCGTCAGAAACATGCTGCTGCACTCCCGCACCGGCTCCGGGGAGCATCGGCTCGTCGATCTCAACGCATTGATCGATGAGAGCTTGAACCTCGCCTACCACGGCGCCCGGGCTGCCGAGCCCGACTTCAACGTGTCCCTTCATCGGGATCTCGATCCGGCGACTGGTCTTGTCGACCTATACCCTCAGGAGATCAGCCGCGTGCTCCTGAACCTGATTGCAAATGGCTTCCATGCCATTGCCAAGCGCAGGGACGAGGGTGTCCCTCGGAACTACGAACCCTGCCTCGCAGTCGCCACGCGCGATCGCGGCGATCAGGTCGAATTACGCGTACGGGACAACGGCACCGGCATCTCTGACAGCGTCAAGGCCAGGATGTTTGATCCCTTCTTCACCACGAAACCTGCCGGAGAGGGGACCGGCCTCGGTCTCTCTCTCAGTTTCGACAGCATCGTGAAGCAGCACGGCGGTACGATCGACGTGGCGACCGAACTCGGACACTTCACGGAGTTCACCATCGTGCTGCCACGCTCCAGTCGGGACATCACTTGA
- a CDS encoding cupin domain-containing protein: MTTQVLVNLNSSGSKSGREVRGPATLGEIVDGTCEQVLDVFMTSETGNFFAGVWTCSPGTMMLTDYPFNEMATIIEGSIVVTDAASGEVQKFGPGDGFAIRKGFRGTWHMPGRVHKRFAAEIPGAAP; the protein is encoded by the coding sequence ATGACAACTCAAGTACTGGTCAATCTCAATTCGAGCGGTAGCAAGAGCGGCCGGGAGGTGCGCGGCCCCGCCACCCTCGGCGAGATCGTCGACGGCACCTGCGAGCAGGTTCTCGACGTCTTCATGACGAGCGAGACGGGCAACTTCTTCGCCGGAGTTTGGACCTGCTCCCCGGGGACCATGATGTTGACCGACTACCCGTTCAACGAAATGGCCACGATCATCGAAGGCAGCATCGTCGTCACGGACGCCGCCAGCGGCGAGGTCCAGAAGTTCGGGCCGGGTGACGGGTTCGCCATCCGCAAGGGGTTCCGTGGCACCTGGCACATGCCCGGGCGCGTGCACAAGCGCTTCGCGGCCGAGATCCCCGGCGCAGCGCCTTGA
- a CDS encoding aminomethyltransferase family protein — MSYKDLPRQSVLNERHLALGSKLDAEWNGMPIPQSYSTDRYEETAIVRSRAGLFDVTGLRIVNVAGPDAEAMLNAMLTSDVSRIAPGHSAISNIVDDDGSLIDDVLVYRDGPQAFRISHGGGSLEDVLPEFTAGRDVQAGRDDDVHILSLQGPLALDILRPHTPLDLAGLKYFRHARTTLFGKEVSLARGGYSAERGYEVFCAAKDAVAIWDAIMEAGKPFGIVAASWDCLDIVRVEGALLFFPFDMPKSDTTPWEVGADWTVDLDKPNFRGKAALQARKGKERFTQVGLEILHDDAIRPGTKIFKDGREVGTVNSTTFSRHLMKSLGLAHLPLELSALGTEVQVQTDGGNLPANVVRTPFYDPLRLRTHPIEERTA, encoded by the coding sequence ATGAGCTACAAAGACCTGCCTCGCCAGTCCGTTCTCAACGAACGTCACCTTGCGCTCGGCTCCAAGCTCGATGCCGAGTGGAACGGGATGCCCATCCCGCAGAGCTACAGCACCGATCGCTACGAGGAGACCGCAATCGTCCGCTCGCGCGCCGGCCTGTTCGATGTGACGGGCCTGCGCATCGTGAATGTCGCGGGGCCCGACGCCGAGGCCATGCTGAACGCCATGCTCACCAGCGACGTCAGCAGGATCGCGCCCGGCCATTCGGCGATCAGCAACATCGTCGACGACGATGGCTCGCTGATTGATGACGTGCTCGTCTACCGCGACGGTCCTCAGGCCTTCCGGATCTCGCATGGCGGCGGTAGCCTGGAGGACGTCCTGCCGGAATTCACGGCCGGCCGCGACGTGCAGGCCGGCCGCGACGACGACGTGCACATCCTCTCCCTGCAGGGCCCCCTGGCCCTCGATATCCTGAGGCCGCACACGCCGCTCGACCTGGCCGGCCTCAAGTACTTCAGACACGCCCGCACGACACTGTTCGGTAAGGAAGTGTCTCTCGCCCGCGGCGGCTACTCGGCCGAGCGAGGCTACGAGGTGTTCTGCGCCGCGAAGGATGCCGTCGCGATCTGGGACGCCATCATGGAGGCGGGCAAGCCCTTCGGCATCGTCGCAGCCTCCTGGGACTGCCTGGACATCGTGCGGGTGGAGGGAGCGCTGCTGTTCTTCCCGTTCGATATGCCGAAATCCGATACGACGCCCTGGGAAGTCGGCGCCGATTGGACGGTCGATCTCGACAAACCCAACTTCCGCGGCAAGGCCGCGCTTCAAGCCAGGAAGGGCAAGGAGCGTTTCACGCAGGTCGGGCTGGAGATCCTGCACGACGACGCGATCAGGCCCGGCACCAAGATCTTCAAGGACGGACGCGAAGTCGGCACGGTCAACAGCACAACCTTCAGCCGGCACCTCATGAAGTCGCTGGGCCTCGCGCACCTGCCGTTAGAACTCTCCGCGCTCGGCACCGAGGTTCAGGTGCAGACCGACGGCGGCAACCTGCCGGCCAATGTGGTCCGCACCCCCTTCTACGACCCGCTGAGGCTCCGGACGCACCCGATTGAGGAGCGGACTGCCTGA
- a CDS encoding APC family permease encodes MSIGTPKAIHPSPGIAAFAGSPAEEGKLHRSINWTGAFWVASGVPALVLFSVGGIAGNTGKLAFLIWTLSMVMGFIQSFTYAEIAGLFPNKSGGASVYGAAAWVRYSKLIAPLSVWCNWIAWSPVLSLGSSIAASYILMALAPQPAANAPAVLDWLATHGASLQMSDADKTAAAVAALSPTIRTWTLFQMTIGPVSLSLNAAFFIGAALMLGVFAVQHRGVSGTASVQKYIGLLVITPMFIVGIVPLLTHGVNWANFSPLVPLAAPNAPAAGEWNIAGWTLVLGGMFIAAWSTYAFETSICYTSEFRNPEKDTFKAIFFSGLLCLSQFTLVPFTFQNVLGVEGMLDPAIADGSGVAAALARMVGGGRFVESALVMLMILALLLSIMTAMAGSSRTLYQGSVDGWLPRYLGRVNEHGAPTGAMWTDLCFNLVILAIACANATSFFFILAVSNCCYIIFTFLNLNSAWIHRIDSSHIPRPYRAPTFLLALGSIFAFVNLIFLGAGAKVWNPIALWAGLITAALIIPVFCYRHYIQDGGRFPAAMFEDLHVGTERAMAERRAGLLPYLALIAGVAVLLSANWFFAL; translated from the coding sequence ATGAGCATCGGAACACCGAAAGCGATCCATCCATCGCCGGGGATCGCGGCATTCGCCGGCTCTCCTGCCGAGGAGGGCAAGCTTCACCGCAGCATCAACTGGACCGGCGCGTTCTGGGTGGCGAGCGGCGTTCCCGCTCTGGTGCTGTTCTCCGTCGGCGGCATCGCCGGGAACACGGGTAAGCTGGCCTTCCTGATCTGGACCCTGTCCATGGTCATGGGCTTCATCCAGTCCTTCACATACGCCGAGATCGCCGGCCTGTTCCCCAACAAGTCGGGGGGAGCGTCGGTGTACGGGGCGGCGGCGTGGGTCCGGTACTCCAAGCTGATCGCGCCTCTCTCCGTCTGGTGCAACTGGATCGCCTGGTCGCCGGTGCTCTCCCTCGGCTCCTCGATCGCCGCCTCCTACATCCTCATGGCCCTGGCGCCTCAGCCCGCGGCGAACGCGCCGGCGGTGCTGGACTGGCTCGCCACGCACGGCGCGAGCCTGCAGATGTCCGATGCGGACAAGACGGCGGCTGCCGTCGCGGCCTTGTCGCCGACGATCCGGACCTGGACGCTGTTCCAGATGACCATCGGTCCGGTCTCGCTGTCCCTCAATGCGGCGTTCTTCATCGGCGCGGCGTTGATGCTCGGCGTATTCGCCGTGCAGCACCGCGGTGTCTCCGGCACCGCCAGCGTTCAGAAGTATATCGGGCTGCTGGTCATCACCCCGATGTTCATCGTGGGCATCGTTCCGCTCCTCACCCACGGCGTGAACTGGGCCAACTTCTCGCCGCTCGTGCCGCTGGCCGCGCCCAACGCGCCCGCTGCCGGTGAATGGAACATCGCCGGTTGGACGCTGGTGCTCGGCGGCATGTTCATCGCGGCCTGGTCGACCTACGCGTTCGAGACGTCGATCTGCTACACGAGCGAGTTCCGGAACCCGGAGAAAGATACCTTCAAGGCGATCTTCTTCTCCGGCCTCCTGTGCCTCTCCCAGTTCACGCTCGTGCCGTTCACCTTCCAGAACGTGCTCGGCGTCGAAGGCATGCTCGACCCCGCGATCGCGGACGGTTCCGGCGTCGCGGCAGCCCTCGCCCGGATGGTCGGCGGCGGCCGGTTCGTCGAGAGCGCGCTGGTCATGCTGATGATCCTGGCACTGCTGCTGTCGATCATGACGGCCATGGCCGGCTCGTCACGCACCCTCTACCAGGGTTCGGTCGACGGTTGGCTGCCCCGCTACCTCGGCCGCGTCAACGAGCACGGCGCCCCGACCGGCGCGATGTGGACGGACCTCTGCTTCAACCTGGTCATCCTCGCGATCGCCTGCGCCAACGCCACGAGCTTCTTCTTCATCCTGGCCGTGTCGAACTGCTGCTACATCATCTTCACCTTCCTGAACCTCAACTCGGCCTGGATCCACCGGATCGACTCGTCGCACATCCCGAGGCCGTACCGCGCGCCGACCTTCCTGCTGGCGCTCGGCAGCATCTTCGCTTTCGTGAACCTGATCTTCCTGGGAGCGGGCGCGAAGGTGTGGAACCCCATCGCGCTCTGGGCCGGACTGATCACGGCCGCCCTGATCATCCCGGTCTTCTGTTACCGGCACTACATCCAGGACGGCGGCAGGTTTCCGGCAGCGATGTTCGAGGATCTGCACGTCGGCACCGAGCGAGCGATGGCCGAGCGCAGGGCGGGGCTGCTCCCGTACTTGGCCCTGATCGCGGGCGTGGCGGTCCTTCTCTCAGCCAACTGGTTCTTCGCGCTCTGA
- a CDS encoding heme-dependent oxidative N-demethylase subunit alpha family protein, whose product MSVPDRLKSSDDGHRLPRSNGILFGIRAYLISLQDIERVEKWRKRLHRVLKTLPPELAEYKGLTRYQDLVIERLAAEDDGAPLSPGIQPDQTSLTAREGR is encoded by the coding sequence CTGAGCGTCCCAGATCGTCTCAAATCATCTGACGACGGACACCGGCTGCCGAGGTCGAACGGGATCCTGTTCGGGATCCGCGCCTACCTCATCAGCCTGCAGGACATCGAGCGCGTCGAGAAGTGGCGCAAGCGCCTCCACCGCGTGTTGAAGACGCTTCCGCCCGAACTGGCGGAGTACAAGGGTCTGACCCGCTACCAAGATCTCGTCATCGAGCGTCTCGCTGCCGAGGATGACGGGGCGCCTCTCTCGCCCGGCATCCAGCCCGATCAGACGTCGTTGACCGCGCGAGAGGGACGGTGA